From Selenomonas sp. AB3002, one genomic window encodes:
- a CDS encoding methionyl-tRNA formyltransferase: MKIGYFADGPWGHRSFEKIVADKSLEIVFVTVRYDKKDPVLIKMAEEQGIPVVLHENINTPEARKEYAGYGADIFVSMSFNQIFKKDFINIPPMKTINCHAGKLPFYRGRNILNWALINDEKEFGITVHYVDEGIDTGDIILQNTYPITDDDTYATLLERAYAGCADILYEAIKSLQEGTAEVTQQKDIDPVGFYCGMRQIGDEILDWNQRSRDVFNFVRAICPPGPAARTFLDGAEMRINKVREIKGAHVYKNIPGQVLGKTEQGFLVKTQDTMVEVVDYDFAGRVRVGDRLGKRKQV, encoded by the coding sequence GTGAAGATTGGTTACTTTGCAGATGGCCCTTGGGGCCATAGGTCGTTCGAGAAGATAGTTGCTGACAAAAGCTTGGAAATTGTTTTCGTGACTGTGCGTTACGACAAAAAAGATCCTGTGTTGATAAAGATGGCTGAGGAACAGGGCATACCTGTTGTTCTTCACGAGAATATCAATACACCAGAAGCACGGAAAGAATATGCTGGCTATGGAGCGGATATTTTTGTCTCCATGTCCTTCAATCAGATTTTCAAGAAGGACTTTATTAATATCCCGCCTATGAAAACCATCAACTGCCATGCAGGTAAGTTACCCTTCTATCGGGGGAGGAATATTCTGAACTGGGCTCTCATCAATGATGAGAAGGAATTCGGAATTACCGTCCACTATGTGGACGAGGGCATAGATACAGGGGATATTATCCTGCAAAATACATATCCCATCACAGATGATGACACTTATGCAACCTTGTTGGAAAGAGCTTATGCTGGGTGCGCGGACATTCTCTATGAGGCCATTAAGAGCCTCCAGGAGGGAACGGCTGAGGTTACTCAGCAAAAGGATATCGACCCAGTGGGTTTTTACTGTGGTATGAGGCAGATAGGAGACGAAATCTTGGACTGGAACCAGAGAAGCCGGGATGTGTTCAATTTTGTCAGGGCTATCTGTCCTCCTGGTCCTGCAGCGAGAACCTTTTTGGATGGGGCGGAAATGCGCATCAACAAGGTTCGTGAAATAAAAGGTGCGCATGTTTACAAGAATATTCCTGGACAGGTGCTTGGGAAAACGGAGCAGGGGTTCTTAGTGAAAACGCAGGATACCATGGTGGAAGTAGTAGACTATGATTTTGCTGGGCGCGTACGAGTAGGCGACCGGCTGGGCAAAAGGAAGCAGGTTTGA
- a CDS encoding acetyltransferase, with translation MPIIGDDSAISAYSNDAVELVNGLGSVGDTALRASIYYKFKKLGYGFRQVIHPAAIIASDCILGEGVQVMAGAVVNTGTRIAEDSIINTGAVVDHDCVIGSHVHIASGAILSGGVQVGDGSHIGTGATVIQGISIGRNALVGAGAVVLKDVPPGAKVVGVPAKAM, from the coding sequence TTGCCCATCATAGGAGATGACAGTGCGATTTCTGCCTACTCCAATGATGCGGTGGAGTTGGTCAATGGGCTGGGATCTGTAGGAGATACAGCCCTTCGTGCAAGCATCTATTACAAGTTCAAAAAGCTTGGCTACGGCTTTCGTCAGGTGATACATCCAGCTGCGATAATTGCATCGGATTGCATCCTTGGGGAAGGTGTACAAGTCATGGCGGGGGCTGTGGTGAACACAGGCACTAGGATTGCCGAGGATTCTATCATCAACACCGGGGCTGTGGTAGACCATGACTGTGTCATTGGCAGTCATGTGCATATTGCATCGGGAGCTATCTTGTCTGGTGGTGTGCAGGTAGGTGATGGAAGCCATATTGGCACTGGGGCAACGGTAATTCAAGGGATATCCATTGGCAGGAATGCGCTTGTGGGAGCTGGAGCTGTTGTCCTGAAGGATGTGCCACCAGGTGCTAAGGTAGTGGGCGTTCCGGCGAAAGCTATGTAA
- a CDS encoding LegC family aminotransferase yields the protein MMDEVNKLSNVLDTLQAVLPTEHFLPLHEPLFRGNENKYVKECIDTGWVSSVGKFVDRFEEDLAAYTGVKRAVAVANGTSALHICLILAGVKPEDEVLVPALTFIATANAVVYCQAVPHFVDSCYETLGLDPDKLRDYLREIAEIKNGACYNRKTGRRISAVVPMHTFGHPVDMDKVNALAEEYHLVVVEDCAESIGSFYKGKHTGNFGLVSAMSFNGNKTITTGGGGAVLTNDDDMGKLAKHLTTQAKIPHKWEFRHDMVGYNYRMPNINAALGCAQLEELPEFLAKKRALAEKYRKVFEGNESVDFFIEPDFAKSNYWFNALLLKPELAHMRDRLLALLNDSNIMSRPIWNLMYTLEMYKDCPRMECSTAEDVGRRLVNIPSSVVLGE from the coding sequence ATGATGGATGAAGTGAATAAACTAAGCAATGTGCTGGATACGTTGCAGGCCGTCCTTCCTACAGAGCATTTTCTGCCTTTGCACGAGCCGTTGTTTAGGGGCAATGAAAACAAATATGTCAAAGAATGTATTGATACGGGATGGGTTTCCTCAGTAGGGAAATTTGTTGACCGCTTTGAAGAAGACCTGGCTGCCTATACTGGTGTAAAAAGAGCAGTGGCGGTGGCGAATGGCACTTCTGCCTTGCATATATGCTTAATCTTGGCGGGGGTAAAGCCTGAAGATGAGGTCTTAGTTCCAGCGCTGACATTTATAGCTACAGCCAATGCCGTGGTTTATTGCCAAGCGGTGCCTCATTTTGTTGATAGCTGCTATGAAACATTAGGGTTGGATCCAGATAAGCTAAGAGACTATTTGCGAGAGATTGCTGAAATAAAGAACGGAGCATGCTACAATAGAAAGACAGGCAGGCGGATATCTGCTGTGGTACCAATGCATACCTTTGGTCATCCTGTGGATATGGATAAGGTAAATGCCCTTGCCGAAGAGTACCATCTGGTGGTAGTAGAGGATTGTGCTGAGTCTATTGGTTCTTTCTACAAGGGCAAACATACGGGAAATTTCGGCCTTGTGAGTGCCATGAGCTTTAATGGCAACAAAACAATCACCACCGGTGGTGGTGGTGCTGTGCTTACTAATGATGATGACATGGGCAAACTGGCCAAGCACTTGACTACTCAAGCTAAGATTCCGCATAAGTGGGAATTCCGTCATGATATGGTAGGATATAACTATCGTATGCCAAATATCAATGCGGCATTGGGATGTGCCCAGCTGGAAGAATTGCCAGAGTTCCTCGCAAAGAAGCGCGCTTTGGCAGAAAAATACAGAAAGGTCTTTGAAGGAAATGAATCCGTTGACTTTTTCATAGAACCGGATTTTGCCAAGAGCAACTATTGGTTTAACGCCTTGCTTTTAAAACCGGAGCTGGCGCACATGCGAGACAGGCTGCTGGCACTTTTGAATGACAGCAACATTATGAGTCGCCCTATCTGGAATCTTATGTACACATTGGAGATGTACAAAGACTGTCCGCGTATGGAATGCAGCACTGCAGAAGATGTTGGACGAAGGTTGGTCAATATCCCGTCTAGTGTAGTATTGGGAGAATAA
- a CDS encoding NAD-dependent 4,6-dehydratase LegB, with translation MKKILVTGADGFIGSHLVEKLVCDGYAVKAFVLYNSFNSWGWLDESPLDVKNELEVFAGDIRDAHGVKTAMEGCDAVLNLAALIAIPYSYHSPDTYVDTNVKGALNVVQAARELGIEKVVQTSTSEVYGTARFVPITEEHPLQGQSPYSASKIGADQIAMSFYRSFGTPVALIRPFNTYGPRQSARAVIPTIITQLLNGKRKIKLGALTPTRDFNYVKDTVQGFISVMNSHNSIGEVINIGSNFEVSIGDTAKIIAEAMNVDIEIETDEIRLRPEKSEVNRLWADNSKAKRLLGWEPQYGGREGFKRGLKETIDWFADKDNLKKYKADVYNI, from the coding sequence ATGAAGAAGATTTTAGTAACTGGAGCAGATGGCTTCATTGGTTCACACTTAGTGGAGAAGCTAGTTTGTGATGGATATGCAGTGAAAGCATTTGTTCTTTATAACTCTTTCAACTCATGGGGCTGGCTAGATGAGTCACCATTAGATGTAAAAAACGAACTGGAGGTCTTTGCTGGAGATATCCGTGATGCTCATGGGGTAAAGACGGCCATGGAGGGTTGCGATGCAGTGCTAAATCTGGCTGCATTGATTGCTATTCCATACTCATATCACTCTCCTGATACTTATGTTGATACCAATGTGAAGGGTGCTCTTAATGTTGTGCAGGCTGCTAGGGAGTTAGGCATTGAAAAGGTTGTGCAGACTTCTACATCGGAGGTGTATGGCACAGCACGGTTTGTACCCATTACAGAGGAGCATCCTCTGCAGGGACAGTCACCTTATTCAGCCAGCAAAATTGGAGCCGATCAGATTGCCATGTCATTTTATCGCTCCTTTGGCACGCCGGTAGCGCTGATTCGCCCATTTAATACTTATGGCCCTCGTCAGTCAGCACGTGCAGTGATACCGACGATTATCACTCAGTTATTGAATGGGAAAAGGAAGATTAAGTTAGGCGCACTTACTCCAACACGCGATTTCAATTATGTGAAGGACACAGTACAAGGCTTTATTTCAGTTATGAATTCGCATAATTCTATCGGCGAGGTTATCAATATAGGCAGCAACTTTGAAGTATCCATTGGGGACACAGCAAAAATTATCGCTGAGGCTATGAATGTGGATATTGAAATTGAGACTGATGAGATTCGCCTGCGTCCAGAAAAAAGTGAAGTTAACCGCTTGTGGGCAGACAATAGCAAGGCTAAAAGACTTCTTGGATGGGAACCACAGTATGGGGGACGCGAAGGCTTCAAGCGAGGCTTGAAAGAAACCATAGACTGGTTTGCTGATAAAGATAATCTCAAAAAGTATAAAGCGGATGTGTATAACATATGA
- a CDS encoding N-acetyl sugar amidotransferase, producing MRYCKKCTMPDTRPGIVFDENGVCSACNNYAKRKEIDWDKRFKEFEEFCDKYRNCNGKGQYDCAVAVSGGKDSHFQVHMLKEVMNMHPILFTVEDNFTMTEAGKHNLRNLSEEFGCTLISCKPNIKAQKALTRMFFEKYGSPTWYIDRLIYTFPLYMSIKFHTPMLCYGENVSFEYGGVDAEETYSARKQIENGVAVSYSDEELHIEGVTEEDLSLIKAPPQKDLDMLDPFYLSYYVPWNSYANYIFAKKRGFHDLIGEWDRTHCAENFDQVDSMAYLVHAWLKYPKYGHTSATDYTARFVRYGMMSREEAIDIVRRKDSALDSRCVRDFCSFCGYRESEFYEIIDKLYNRDIFEKNEFGEWALKKPIWDERTNKRDVNSVEK from the coding sequence TGATGAGAATGGTGTGTGTAGTGCATGCAATAATTATGCAAAGAGAAAAGAAATTGACTGGGATAAGCGCTTTAAGGAATTTGAGGAATTCTGTGATAAATATCGGAATTGCAATGGGAAAGGGCAGTATGATTGTGCAGTAGCTGTTTCTGGTGGCAAGGATAGTCATTTTCAGGTGCATATGCTGAAAGAGGTTATGAATATGCACCCTATACTTTTTACTGTTGAAGATAATTTTACAATGACTGAGGCGGGAAAGCATAATCTTAGAAATTTAAGCGAGGAATTTGGATGTACATTGATTTCTTGTAAGCCGAATATTAAGGCACAAAAAGCATTAACGAGAATGTTTTTTGAAAAGTATGGCTCTCCGACATGGTATATAGATAGATTGATTTATACATTTCCACTGTATATGTCTATAAAATTCCATACACCAATGCTTTGCTATGGTGAAAACGTAAGTTTTGAGTATGGCGGTGTAGATGCAGAGGAAACATATAGTGCAAGGAAACAAATAGAAAATGGTGTGGCTGTCAGTTATAGTGATGAAGAACTCCATATTGAAGGAGTGACAGAGGAAGATCTTTCACTAATAAAAGCACCGCCGCAGAAAGATTTAGATATGCTTGACCCTTTTTATTTGAGCTATTATGTTCCATGGAACTCATATGCAAATTATATATTTGCTAAAAAACGAGGATTTCATGACCTTATAGGTGAGTGGGATAGAACACATTGTGCTGAGAATTTTGATCAAGTGGATTCTATGGCATATTTGGTTCATGCATGGTTGAAGTATCCTAAATATGGTCATACATCTGCAACTGATTATACAGCAAGATTTGTTAGATATGGCATGATGTCAAGAGAAGAAGCGATTGATATTGTTCGCAGGAAAGATTCGGCTTTAGATTCACGTTGCGTAAGAGACTTTTGTAGTTTTTGCGGATATCGCGAATCGGAGTTTTATGAAATAATTGACAAGCTTTATAATCGAGATATTTTTGAAAAAAATGAATTTGGTGAATGGGCTTTAAAAAAACCTATTTGGGATGAAAGGACCAATAAAAGAGATGTAAATAGTGTAGAAAAGTAA